In a single window of the Nicotiana tomentosiformis chromosome 8, ASM39032v3, whole genome shotgun sequence genome:
- the LOC104106793 gene encoding RING-H2 finger protein ATL40-like, translated as MGFDEDDNPFTHHRKIKYDINSKIMLSAIISLSIVVFLVTILHMYIRCVIRRRRQAQGRAMFGTSLVTSIVSQVEPPKNGLDPSIIASLPIFVYKQSDDHNMDEAITNPIECSVCLSILEDGEIVRILPNCKHTFHIECIDKWFNCHSTCPICRAEAKPQVLPEPREGVVSRIPPSAPPLDGGNLSIVVNLEGTSSSGKTTIGGGGSSSRLSSFRRILSKERSSQRLQVEDPESSGGCRI; from the coding sequence ATGGGCTTTGATGAAGATGATAATCCATTTACTCATCACCGTAAAATCAAATATGATATCAACAGCAAAATTATGCTCAGTGCCATAATATCACTATCCATAGTTGTTTTCCTTGTTACTATTCTCCATATGTACATTAGATGTGTCATTAGACGTCGTCGCCAAGCTCAAGGCCGAGCTATGTTCGGCACGAGCTTGGTTACAAGTATTGTGTCACAAGTTGAGCCACCAAAAAATGGGCTTGATCCATCTATTATAGCTTCACTCCCAATATTTGTTTACAAGCAAAGTGATGACCATAACATGGACGAGGCAATTACTAATCCAATTGAGTGTTCAGTTTGTTTGAGTATTCTTGAAGATGGTGAAATTGTTAGAATTTTGCCTAATTGCAAGCACACTTTCCACATAGAGTGTATTGACAAATGGTTCAATTGTCATTCTACATGTCCTATATGTCGAGCTGAGGCGAAACCTCAGGTATTGCCTGAGCCTAGGGAGGGTGTTGTTAGTCGTATTCCTCCGTCAGCGCCGCCTTTGGATGGTGGAAATTTGTCTATAGTTGTGAATCTTGAAGGGACTTCATCATCAGGTAAAACTACTATTGGTGGTGGTGGATCAAGCTCGAGATTGAGCTCGTTTAGAAGGATTCTTAGCAAGGAGAGATCATCTCAACGACTTCAAGTTGAAGATCCTGAGAGCAGTGGCGGATGCAGAATTTAG
- the LOC138897049 gene encoding uncharacterized protein, producing MVTSWILNSLSKDLADSLQYVRDAKELWQELEDRYDQTNGAKLYQLQKEIGDLSQGTLDITGYYTKMKKLWEELNTLNAHAQCNCTCTCGAKTNMHKTEQDRRLIQFLMGLNKVYTGERQYFDDESTT from the coding sequence ATGGTCACTTCGTGGATTCTCAACTCACTGTCGAAAGATTTGGCTGATAGTCTGCAATATGTTAGGGATGCGAAGGAATTATGGCAGGAATTGGAAGATAGATATGACCAAACCAACGGTGCTAAGTTGTATCAGCTTCAGAAGGAAATCGGCGATTTAAGCCAAGGAACTTTGGACATCACTGGCTACTATACCAAAATGAAGAAGCTTTGGGAAGAACTTAATACCCTAAATGCACACGCTCAATGCAATTGTACCTGTACCTGTGGAGCTAAGACAAACATGCACAAGACAGAACAGGATAGGCGATTAATTCAGTTCCTAATGGGGTTGAATAAGGTATACACTGGTGAGAGGCAGTATTTTGATGATGAGTCCACTACCTAG
- the LOC104116733 gene encoding protein FORGETTER 1-like isoform X3, which yields MKEDTKVPMMAESENKIVHIDNLSGASTILFSFALDRGLIWESAYALLEEKQKDESSSTNSGFYESKREWLGRRHFLLAFEGEMPLAQLKDKYRKLSSLEKARRGWEDEYDVSLKQCMHGPNCKLGSFCTVGRRLQEVNVLGGLILPVWGTVERVLSKQARQSHQRIRIVRIVTTTDNQRIVGLLIPDAAVEPVLQGRDIKEEVLFSCCNAKFMLDEEEHFKEQLFERLRLFGEHNKEQDFAL from the exons ATTGTTCATATTGACAACTTGTCCGGGGCTTCAACCATATTGTTTTCTTTTGCATTGGATCGTGGACTCATTTGGGAG TCAGCGTATGCGTTGCTTGAAGAGAAGCAAAAGGATGAGTCTAGTTCAACTAATAGTGGATTCTATGAATCCAAACGAGAATGGTTGGGAAGACGGCATTTTCTATTAGCATTTGAAGG GGAGATGCCCCTCGCACAATTGAAAGACAAGTACCGGAAACTATCTTCCTTAGAAAAGGCCCGTCGTGGATGGGAAGATGAATATGACGTTTCATTGAAACAG TGTATGCATGGCCCAAATTGTAAGCTAGGCAGTTTCTGCACAGTAGGTAGAAGATTACAAGAAGTTAATGTGTTAGGTGGGCTTATACTTCCTGTGTGGGGAACTGTTGAGAGGGTGCTCTCTAAGCAA GCTCGCCAAAGCCATCAGAGAATCCGCATTGTACGGATTGTGACAACTACTGACAATCAACGAATTGTAGGGTTGCTTATCCCGGATGCAGCAGTAGAACCAGTGCTTCAAG GAAGGGACATAAAGGAAGAAGTACTATTTTCTTGTTGCAATGCCAAATTTATGCTAGACGAAGAGGAGCATTTCAAGGAGCAATTGTTTGAGCGTCTTCGCCTTTTCGGAGAGCACAACAAAGAACAGGATTTTGCCTTGTGA